The DNA window AGATGCCTTCGTCCCTGCACTCTGCCGGAGTGTCGGCCTGTGGTGTCTGCGGCAGGGAGAAATCAGCCAGTGAGCTTTCCTGCAGGGCGCTCATGGTCTCATTGGAGGCACCGCTGTCACTGATGTTGTCCATGCTGAAGTCATTGGAAAGGGTCTCCAGAACGGTGGTATCCTGAGACCTTACAGACAGGTCATCCAAACCAGAGTCAAGCTCCTCAGGAGGTGAGGAGGCACTGGCTGACTTCGGCAGCTGGTCTAGCACACCCTGCCCGTCATCCTTCACCACTGTGAAGACTGCTCTTGCACTCATGAACTCTCCATCCTCTGCCCACAGTTTTGATGCCTGTCCAGCTCTGGAGCTATCACTACATGGTGAATCTCTCATGGGGTCAGCAGTGTTACTCTGAGTATTTGTGTCATCCTCTGAAGTACAGGAGACCTTCTGTGCTTTGACAACAGTGACATCACTACCCTCAAGTTGTCCCATTTGCCCGTACACCGAAACGGGTCTTGTCACAGTGGACAGCGGTCTGTCTACAGGTGAAGGATTGAGGCTTTTGTAGAAGGGTTTGATGGAGAACATCTTGGGTGTTCCTGACCGCCTTGGTGGGACCTGACCCTGAGATGGACCTGAATGCTCCATCAGCTGGAACTGCTTTCTGGCAGCTGAGAAATCAATTTGCTCTGTGACAATATCCTCTTTCTTGATATTCACTGGCTCTGGTGGTACAAAGGAGCAGCTGACCTGTTTGGGGGATGTTGGTGTTGCACCTTGCTGCTGTTGTCTCTCCTTGCGCTCCTTGTACTTCTTGTGGGATTCCAGATGCTCCTCATCCAGTTGCTCCTCCAGGGTCTTCTCCTGGGGAGGATTCCACCATTTGGCGGCAATGTTGGGGTTTTTCTTGACAGCCTGGCTTTTAATGagttcccttctttccttttcaagttCCATCATCTCTTCCGATGGTCTCACTTTGCGGACTCTgtacttttccttctcatcctcatcttcaaaGAGCTTAGAGGGCTTTTTGTCTTCGTGGAAAGCTCGTAGTTCAAACTTAGCCTCTTTCTTAAGGGTTGTAAAAGTTGCTTCTCCATCCTTAGAAGATCTTCTAGAACTGTTTGAAGAAGTAGGACTTCCTGGCATCTTCAGGCTCTCCCTAATGTCTTCCTTCAATGAATGCCCATTAGAGTTCAGGTTCTCATCTGTTACACTAGCTTCATGTGGTTCAACTACCAAGGGTGCCTGCTTATCAGCTACATTTCCTTCCCCTTCATTGGGTACTGAATCACTCGGGACATTAACAGATGCTCCTGAGCCATCCATAATGGTCACAGCACTTGGTTCAGGGGAGGATGTCCCATTAAAGGTATTATCTGTGGCAGAATCACAGCAGTTTGCCTCCAGCACTTCATCTAGGTATCTGATCTCTTTAGCAACTTCACTGTCCAGAGATTCATGCCTGTCCTTAAGTCCATtgtggctggcagcaggagaaaaaaagtgggTTGGATTGTCTACAGGATTTGGTGAAGCCACTGTGGTGATGCTTTTATGTTCAGAAACTGGAActtcaatttccattttttcttcctttgcagcaAGCACAGTAGCCGGCTCCAAAAAATTGGCACAGTTTtggtctctgtttttttttaacctgatgTCATCCTCCGGGTTTCGGGaagatttctaaaataaaagagaacaaaactaTGACGAAGtccaaaaaaagaagcattttattttacacagagTAAACACCATCTGGAAAGCAAATCCTAGTGGTTTTTAAACTTGAGATTCAAGCAGCCCTTCACAGAATTAGAAGGCAAGGCAAATCTTtaatacttacaaaaaaaatgaaagttacCTTACAATAAACTGGACAAAAgactaaaacaacaacaatctTTCATTTAAGTATTTCCCACCTGGTTGTCATCTTCACTTTGTCATTATTTTATGTCTGTGTTCAGGTCTGACACTAAAAATGAGCTCTGCATCTACAACTTACTAATGACTTGGCAGTTTAGGTTCTTCAAAGGTTTGCACAGGCAGCACACAGCTCCTATCATCCCTGGTATTGTAAAAATGTATTCCACACATAAAGAAAATCTCAGAATGCTTCCACAGATGAAAAGTATCACTGCCcccatttttcagaaacagatgcTAGCATGCAGAAAGAATAGGCAACTCATCCCACATTAAAAAGGATGGGACAACACCAGGGGATGTTCATTTCTCAGTGGATTGATCCTGGTCGTCAAACACAGGGTAAAATTACATGGTGCTGGAAAAAACGGGGTCTTTCTCCAGCCCACATGGAAACACTCATGCAACTGGACCTGGGAGACGGGAAGAGTTCTCGACTCCCACGGCAAGGAGACCACCGCAGCAGGCACAACAGGGACCAGAGTCATGGTCTGCTCCCTCCCACGGCTTTGATCTGCAATACAGATACACCGGACTCGTATTTCCCTATTATGTCTTGCCTCTGCTCTCAAGGAGGGTGTTTTAAGAAACATGACTTCTGTTCTGGTATGGGTAGATTTTACCCATCAAGCAGCCCACTCAGCTTCCTGTGAGCAAAGACTGAGAGAATTCTGCATTATTCTGATTAATTCTGATGTGTTAACACACCAATGAATTCCTCAATAATTCTTtactgctgaaaagcaaagaaaatatcaaaagaaaagaaaaggtcattTCCAACATTATTCTTCTGGGAGAAGTTGGTAACTTGTCGGAACACAGTACAATCTGAAAACAACCGAATGTGGCACATTACTCAGTCTAAggctttaaaacagaaacttgGTATCTGAGGTCTCTGGCTCCTTTTTCACATGTGTTTTTATGTAGTACCACTGCCGAGGCATGGGTTTGGGAAGCAAACAGCACTGATCAAACCCCCTGAACACAGCAGCTCCCCAACAAGGGCACTCTTGTAGGCTGGTCACCCCTGCCCTTGCTATTAGTAcatactgaaacagaaaacagtcagGAGCACAATGGCTCTTACCAGCCACCTGAACAATCACATTGCCTCTGGGTTTTTATGGGCAGTAAAACACACTTGGCACACCTTGAGGAATGTCAGCCAGGCAGAAAGAAGAGCTCTCCTCCTAAAAGCACTTTGAAAGAGTTTTCTGTCTAATTATGCAATTGTACACAGTTGAAGATAATGCTGACTTCAACCATTAGACATCTTCTTAATTGTGCTTAAAcattgggaaaacaaacaaacaactggCTTTTGTCTACATATTTTACATGGCATACTTAACTGCTTCTACTTTCATTGCACTTTCTGTTGAACCTACAGATTCTCCAGCTGAAGTTTCTACCAGTTCTCTTCTTCAAGCTTAGTGCATTTTTCACCATTTATATATCTAACAAGGGTCAGTTTTTCATTCAGTCTTAATAAGGATATATTCAAGCAATCAGATTTTCTGCAAGCAAATACAGAACAATGAGCCGGAATGGAAGaataaactttcttttaacctgaaaacacaagaaatgctCTCGATTTGCTTCCGGTGCTCCTGGTGTCATGACACAACAGGCACTCAAGTGACAGGACTAAGACTGCaattcctttctgatttttgggtTTAAATCTCCCCTGTATGACTGATGCCAAACAGAGGATGTTGCTACCTGGAGCAGTATGCACGAAGGGACATAAGCTTCAGTGCAGGTCTGCTGGCTGTCCCCCTTCACACCAGCAATGAGTATGCCATCGTGCTCCTGCTAACATTTGCTTCATATCAGGTGGATCAAAGCCACTTATGACACTGGCAACTGCATGCCCTCTGCAGCCACAATAGCACATCTTCAGCGCAGTCAGGAAATGAGATAAAGAAGCTCTGCAATGAaacacagctcctgcagagcccaggcagagctggcacTCTGCTTCTGGTACCTGCTTGCCGTGGAGCTAGGCATACTCCCGGAGATGCCCCTGAGACCCCAGGCACTAAAACATGCCTACTCACTGCACCGATGTACGAACCCTTTCAGGTCTCATCATGTGTGGGTATTCACCCTATCTTTAGGGAACCGAACCAAAGGCAAAGTATTTTATCAGCTGCTTTCTTAATGAGTAAAAGCCTGTCCTCTCATCATAGCTGCAATCCATAGCTCACAATTAAGGCATATAGACGCAACTGTCTAATCAGAGCACGCAATTATGACAGTATGTAATTCTGAAAGTGCATGTGTCTGTGCAATTAGTGTGGCACATGTAATTATCCAGTAAGCCAGACAATTATGCAGTAAAACCTATGAGGAAACATTGCTACTCATGGGAAGGAGACTTTCTTTGACAGGGATTAATAACTGTGAGCAGGGAAGGGCTCTCAGCAGGAGAGCAAACCAGGGAAGAATagtggaggaaggaaaaaagtataattaaaaaaaggccCCAGTTTTCCCTCCACACATTCTTGCAGAATCTGGGGGCACTTTGAGGAGGTCACGACAAGGAGGGGATGCTCCAGACACTCCTGTGAGAAGCAGAAGTCAATCCACCATCAAATTATGGACACAGCtgacaaaatacaattttccagACAGAGGCTGGTCAGGAGAGCCAGCTGGAAGGGTTTGGGAAAGCAGCACACGTCGGGGTGAGGACATGGTGgtgggaggaggctgggaggctgcagctccccccggggctgctTGGCACGAGGAGGAGAGCTTgccagggggctgctgctgccccacacCACCACCTTTGTATCTGCTGCCCACAGCGAGAAGGCGTCTCAAAGCCCACACCATTACAGATGGAGGGCCTGTAAGTGGGGAAAGGCCAGCattcagctgtgctgcagccagcaacACCGCCTTCGCAGCGATTCCCATAGCCTGCTCATCTAGCCCctgttttttctgaagttactgTTATATTTACACCCTCTCTGAATATGCTTTGATTTCCCTCTGTGTAAGTCAAGATGCAACAGGGTAATTAGTACCATTTGTACAATGCTGCTGCACTTTAGTAAACTGCAGTTATTAGCAGCTTAGGGAATTATTAGCATACTTCCTTCTTGGCTGAATTCTTCATCTACAAAAGTGTAAGTGTTTGGGCATTTAGCtcttttaggaggaaaaaaattgtggGTGGACTTGTAGCAAGACCCAGCAAATGTACTGCCAGTGCCTTCCTTTGTTTGATCcaacagaaaatgcatgtgATACCAAGTGGGAGGCAGTCCTTCTGAGCCACGTCCACATTCTTCCCAAGCAATATCATGgcacaaaaaagggaaaacactaaacattaaattaaaaacatttcatagattaaaaattctaaaatacAGACTCCTTTTTGTGGGCTTCTACCAATCACTCCAGCCAAGTTTTCACAACTGCTTTTGATACTGTTGGTCTCCTGGCAGCGCTAGCACTGGAGACTTCCTATTTCCTcaggtttcattttcctttggagaGGTCCTGTTCTgcccctgcttctcctcccactGTCTGATCACTGCACTGATGCTTTGCTCAGCCCTTTCTCTTCAGTTCTGGGAGCTAACCCTTGGGCTCACCGTGCCTTTAGGAGTTTTAGTAGGGAAGCATAACTTAGAAACACATTTGCATATGGTTGACTCACTAATCCACACCTCCCTGCAGATGTGAATCCTCTTCTACTGTCTTGGCCTGCTGTTCTGATCTCTCTTTGCAAGGGAGAAGGAATCAGATGATGGATTTGCTAGGCGGTCGACTCTGGCAAAACTTCAAGAGAGCGTCTGTTTCCATTCAGCTCATCCTTTTGAAGAAATGTCCACCATCTGTATCACAGATGGACCCCATCCCAGGTACTGCGAAGATACAGAAGATGTCTGCACCACAGTGCTCCCAGACAGTCACCCTGTCCATCAGGAAACCTCCCCGCCAAGACAGGGTCTGATCCACTCTTCCTTGCAGCAGCAAGTCCTTCGTCATTCTTCTCTGTGGAAGAATGGTATGGCACGAGAGCTTTGTAGTTCTTAATggggaagagaagcaaaagcaacATCATATTAGCTCCACCCCAGTGCTGGAGTCGAGGTGCTAGCACTTCACTGCTCGTTCACTACCACGCAAATGGGTGCTGAGAAAGGTGCCACCATCCCACCCCTTTCTAGATGGGAATCACAGCCCAAAACACTGTTATGGCTCCTGCCTCTCGCCAGATGTGCACCTCCATTCATTCCCACAGGGTCTCATGGGGCAGCTGCCACTGCTTTAGCTCCGAAAAATGGTGATCCCCTTGttgcagcagggacaggactGTAGGACTTGCAGACATCACTCTGAAGAAGCAGGCCCTTCAAACCAAACACTGGAAGGGATGCAGCTGATGATGGTGGACTCAAGGAGAGGACTGGGGACTGCTACTCACACTCCCTAAAAGAATTGCatctttacattaaaaaaacaaacgcATACACACAAAATTGTTGTCTTCTTGTTCTTGTGtgaaaatattctatttttccATATGATATTTTGGGTTTTGAAAATACCACAGAAAACGTCATCCCAAGCAAATTATGCTTTTTCACTAAATGAGATTGGATAAAATtcaaatatcaggaaaaaaaaatccccaaatccttCTGCCAAATGTTGTTGAATTCAGGACTTGTCAGACACATGCTGGCACTACCTTGAATAGTTCGATTCATAATTTTACTtgcacacaaaagcaaaacctggcCTGTTCTTCACACAGAGCAGTACAGGGTGTCCTCAAATCAGGAAGGCAAACCATTTCTGATGACTAAAATTCACTAGTGTTCAGTGTCAAAAATGATGTGCTTTGTGAGCAGCTGGCTATGCTCTTCAGAGACTTGACTGAGGTAGCCAGGCAGTACAATGGGcaaattttctttatgaaagctGGTTCATCTTCTGAGCACTTCAGAAACCACAGAGCACAGTCTACAATCAATGCAGCTTCACACTAATTTCCTCTAAAAAGCTGTGGGGGGTTCTTCTGGAATACAGAGAGCAATAAAGGATGCGGAGATACAGCGCCCAAACAAGTTGCTACTTGGAGAGCTTGCTGTGTGACATTTTCTGAGTGGTTTTTccatgttgttgttgttgttttttgtctgttttagaGAAGGAGTTGTGATTGCGTTTGCTCAGAAAGCATGTGAAAAGCTTTgcaatattctttttcattccagCTGAGCCATAGACTTCAGCTTCCCCATGTGATGCACAATAGGACTCTAATCAAATCAAAGTcgaattttcttttgctggtgTAATAAATTAAGGATGGAGAAAagtgtctcaaaaaaaaaaaaaaagaaatatgaatacTTTAATGATGAGCACATGAGACATGGTAGGATATTTTAATGATGAACAAGTAATGAATGTCTCTAGAGCTCCAGTATTTTCTGTGCCCACAATGAAAAAACTGCTGATGCTTTTCCTGGGCAAGCCGGGATCCACCTTTGGAATAACCCTTATTACTTCTCAGTGACTCCAAGATATGTAAATTGGAAGCAGTTTCCCCCAGGTAAGAACCCACCTGATCCTTTAAGccaattattttctcttatttcttaaaaatacagatccGGTCTCTCTGTGAAGAATTTGCAGTCCTACTGACTGGATTTCAATTATTGCTACCAAGTCAACAAAAACAGATACCttccattttgaaattaaatgcttGTGCAGCTgttggaaaacaagcaaacaaacaaaacaaaaccaaaaagcccattacattttgttaaacattttcattcctGCAAGGAATTGTAACTGCATGAAGCACCTGCAGGACAAAGTGATTTATATGGAAATTAATATTTAGGAACAAAAGGCTGCTAGCTGCAGAATTAGCAGAAATATCACCTccagtaaaaaaataaacatcattaAAGAATGATGGTTACATAGCTGGCATTAGGCAAAATACCCAAGCCATGCAGCCTTGGATGTGTGTGTGGCTGGTTAGCTTCACCGTGAAAGCCCTGTTCAGTTGTTAAGCGACCAAGATGCAAATCTGAAATTGCAGGAAGCTGTGATTAAACTTTCattcagaaacagcagcatcGTTTGGTGCTGCCACACTCCACCAACCCCATTTTCTACCACCATCCAGAACACAGGATGCCCTGATGAGCTGGAGAAGAGAGTTTCGCACACTGGAAGGATGGGGAGCTCCCAGTAACCAAGAGACCAGCAGAAGGGTGATAATAAGATTTCAGATACAAGAACTGCATTCAAAAGACCATTCTCTTGTTCTCTGCACCACTCTGGCATTTTTTAACGTAGGTCAGCCTAAAAGCACACCTGAATTAGAGCAGCACATGCATCAGCGCCAGACTCCAGGTCAATACACATTAGCATAGCAATCAACCACAATGATTCTACTATTGAATGAAAACTATTACTTTTTAACTTGGTTCCATGTTTTTCATAAGGCTTACTTTTCCCAGGCTTTCTCTAAAATTTGTCTTTGTAGAACCAAGAATGAAAGCTTCCAACAGCTGGTGTATTTGATTTGCAGAGTCTCCATTACTACCTAGGGAAGTGCAACAGTTTCCTGTAGGAAATGAAGAGCACTGCAACCAACTAGCACACAATCAGCACTACACAATCAGAAAACTGCCTGCTGCATGGCAGGGAATACAAGGTATGATACAATCTCTAAGGAATAAAAGGAGAATTTCTTCTTCACAGCTGAGGTCTTTGACCAAGAGCTGTTACACTTCCAGAGTGCGCTTGCCAGGCTCCCCTCACTGCTCATGGGTCTGAGCTCGGAGCTCATGGCTCCGTTGCCAGCAGTACTCTTTCATGCCCAGCCTctggtttcattttaaaagaaagagggaaaaaaaaaagacaattggAAAAGTATAGGAAAACATTCTGCTTAACAGAGTGCCCAGCATAGACACTGAATTGCACAGAATACGTCTTCTGAATGTATGCATGAAAAATCACAGCTTCACGAAATTCTGCAGCTGAATCTTTCTAACACACATCAAGGATGGAACAATTGCTCTGGTAAAGCATGATCTAATCCCAGCAGGGAGTGGAAAGGACACTAAACTAAGCCTTGCTTTTAATACTCTCTAGCCCATCCAGACAATGTCAGTGCAAGGAAAGGGTGACCTTTACGGTCACTTGCACataaaacaatgacaaaagGGGATTTCCAAAATTCCTTAGTCTTTTCATCAGGGGGTGGAGGGTTCCTGTTCCATCTAAAGGATGGAGCCATAACCATCCCCTGTAAGTGCAAAATCTAGAGAAAAATACTGACATATTAATCATTTTTTGGTACGTGAGAAAGAGAGATCCTCAGGAAGGAATTTGGGTtaggcagaggcaggaggaaggcagcaaaTGGAGACAAAAGGCCACACAGTTCACTTGTTCTCCAAGCAGATCTGACACTGCTGGGAAAACTGTTTTAACACATACAGGAACAGAGATAAACCTGCTCTACGCTCACAGGGAGGCTTTCTGACATGTATTAGTATTAAATTGAAGTCTTCTGATGATACAGATTCTTTCACTGGCTGATTCTGTTCTGCAAATCTTTCATAAATGGactaaacagcattttctgaacaAAGATACATGATCTCTCTATGCTGGAGTGCTTTCACTGCTTACTTTCAAGGGCAATATAGTAGGACTTGAATGCCTTAATTGAAGCAAGTACCTACAAACCACTGGAACTGAAGCTTAAGTTacacttttttcactttctgtcaCCTCTCTGCATCATAAATGCCACCTGCTGGACATTGTACTGCCTTTAACTATTTCCTAAAACCTAACTTGTTGCACTTGTAAAGGGCAGGACTGCTCAAGACTGGCTGGAGTCTGACAGTTAGGGGTCAGGATGCAGAGAGGGCTCAGGGAACAAATCATGCCCAGAAATGTGGGCAAAGAAGGCTAAACATCTATTTCTCTTTGGGAGCTGCAGAAGGTTAAGAATTATTACTCATGCTTTGGCTCTATCAGTAGGACTTGTTACAGGTGCTCTCCTCCATTAGTTTAAGACCCATCACAGGAAAATCTGCTTAAACAAAGGTGTGCCAAAGTAAGTGCATCGTGCAGCACCTCTCATGCGTTGGTAGCCTGAGCCTCCTGGAGCACAAACAG is part of the Cygnus olor isolate bCygOlo1 chromosome Z, bCygOlo1.pri.v2, whole genome shotgun sequence genome and encodes:
- the PALM2AKAP2 gene encoding A-kinase anchor protein 2 isoform X8, which gives rise to MFRYTAPWQVLCLSMEQGLRKSSRNPEDDIRLKKNRDQNCANFLEPATVLAAKEEKMEIEVPVSEHKSITTVASPNPVDNPTHFFSPAASHNGLKDRHESLDSEVAKEIRYLDEVLEANCCDSATDNTFNGTSSPEPSAVTIMDGSGASVNVPSDSVPNEGEGNVADKQAPLVVEPHEASVTDENLNSNGHSLKEDIRESLKMPGSPTSSNSSRRSSKDGEATFTTLKKEAKFELRAFHEDKKPSKLFEDEDEKEKYRVRKVRPSEEMMELEKERRELIKSQAVKKNPNIAAKWWNPPQEKTLEEQLDEEHLESHKKYKERKERQQQQGATPTSPKQVSCSFVPPEPVNIKKEDIVTEQIDFSAARKQFQLMEHSGPSQGQVPPRRSGTPKMFSIKPFYKSLNPSPVDRPLSTVTRPVSVYGQMGQLEGSDVTVVKAQKVSCTSEDDTNTQSNTADPMRDSPCSDSSRAGQASKLWAEDGEFMSARAVFTVVKDDGQGVLDQLPKSASASSPPEELDSGLDDLSVRSQDTTVLETLSNDFSMDNISDSGASNETMSALQESSLADFSLPQTPQADTPAECRDEGISKSFSDPGCDSLSSTLADSMVIDDQLEYHAGLLVQNAIQQAIAEQADKTNCKEGKIPAEQEISVKEQAAATRLAPASKEQQNLMFEPPQVSSPVQEKRDTIPKTSKEEDSGLREGKSLQQSPAYSATQPFLVEENRHEVSYFSKYSEAAELRSTASILATQEPEVTVGPFKLRSRKQRTLSMIEEEIRAAQQREEELKRQRQGLQVAPSPVMKSAPALPTRTVSYKTAPGKIEKIKPPPSPTAEGPISHPDLPSEEPAGAQRPKNLMETLLEDYETHKTKRRERMDDSSYTCKLLSSKVTSEVLEATRVNRRKSALALRWEAGIYANREEDE
- the PALM2AKAP2 gene encoding A-kinase anchor protein 2 isoform X9 gives rise to the protein MFRYTAPWQVLCLSMEQGLRKSSRNPEDDIRLKKNRDQNCANFLEPATVLAAKEEKMEIEVPVSEHKSITTVASPNPVDNPTHFFSPAASHNGLKDRHESLDSEVAKEIRYLDEVLEANCCDSATDNTFNGTSSPEPSAVTIMDGSGASVNVPSDSVPNEGEGNVADKQAPLVVEPHEASVTDENLNSNGHSLKEDIRESLKMPGSPTSSNSSRRSSKDGEATFTTLKKEAKFELRAFHEDKKPSKLFEDEDEKEKYRVRKVRPSEEMMELEKERRELIKSQAVKKNPNIAAKWWNPPQEKTLEEQLDEEHLESHKKYKERKERQQQQGATPTSPKQVSCSFVPPEPVNIKKEDIVTEQIDFSAARKQFQLMEHSGPSQGQVPPRRSGTPKMFSIKPFYKSLNPSPVDRPLSTVTRPVSVYGQMGQLEGSDVTVVKAQKVSCTSEDDTNTQSNTADPMRDSPCSDSSRAGQASKLWAEDGEFMSARAVFTVVKDDGQGVLDQLPKSASASSPPEELDSGLDDLSVRSQDTTVLETLSNDFSMDNISDSGASNETMSALQESSLADFSLPQTPQADTPAECRDEGISKSFSDPGCDSLSSTLADSMVIDDQLEYHAGLLVQNAIQQAIAEQADKTNCKEGKIPAEQEISVKEQAAATRLAPASKEQQNLMFEPPQVSSPVQEKRDTIPKTSKEEDSGLREGKSLQQSPAYSATQPFLVEENRHEVSYFSKYSEAAELRSTASILATQEPEVTVGPFKLRSRKQRTLSMIEEEIRAAQQREEELKRQRQGLQVAPSPVMKSAPALPTRTVSYKTAPGKIEKIKPPPSPTAEGPISHPDLPSEEPAGAQRPKNLMETLLEDYETHKTKRRERMDDSSVLEATRVNRRKSALALRWEAGIYANREEDE
- the PALM2AKAP2 gene encoding A-kinase anchor protein 2 isoform X7: MAEAELHKERLQAIAEKRKRQTEIEGKRQQLEDQILQLQHFKSKALREKWLLQGIPAGSAEEEEARRRQSEEDELKVKKLEENIHRLEQEIQKLESEESQISAKEQIILEKLKETEKSFDNLQKTFAHQDGGARGMDMPPSDPQGLCSCESPEVEERAGKSSRNPEDDIRLKKNRDQNCANFLEPATVLAAKEEKMEIEVPVSEHKSITTVASPNPVDNPTHFFSPAASHNGLKDRHESLDSEVAKEIRYLDEVLEANCCDSATDNTFNGTSSPEPSAVTIMDGSGASVNVPSDSVPNEGEGNVADKQAPLVVEPHEASVTDENLNSNGHSLKEDIRESLKMPGSPTSSNSSRRSSKDGEATFTTLKKEAKFELRAFHEDKKPSKLFEDEDEKEKYRVRKVRPSEEMMELEKERRELIKSQAVKKNPNIAAKWWNPPQEKTLEEQLDEEHLESHKKYKERKERQQQQGATPTSPKQVSCSFVPPEPVNIKKEDIVTEQIDFSAARKQFQLMEHSGPSQGQVPPRRSGTPKMFSIKPFYKSLNPSPVDRPLSTVTRPVSVYGQMGQLEGSDVTVVKAQKVSCTSEDDTNTQSNTADPMRDSPCSDSSRAGQASKLWAEDGEFMSARAVFTVVKDDGQGVLDQLPKSASASSPPEELDSGLDDLSVRSQDTTVLETLSNDFSMDNISDSGASNETMSALQESSLADFSLPQTPQADTPAECRDEGISKSFSDPGCDSLSSTLADSMVIDDQLEYHAGLLVQNAIQQAIAEQADKTNCKEGKIPAEQEISVKEQAAATRLAPASKEQQNLMFEPPQVSSPVQEKRDTIPKTSKEEDSGLREGKSLQQSPAYSATQPFLVEENRHEVSYFSKYSEAAELRSTASILATQEPEVTVGPFKLRSRKQRTLSMIEEEIRAAQQREEELKRQRQGLQVAPSPVMKSAPALPTRTVSYKTAPGKIEKIKPPPSPTAEGPISHPDLPSEEPAGAQRPKNLMETLLEDYETHKTKRRERMDDSSVLEATRVNRRKSALALRWEAGIYANREEDE
- the PALM2AKAP2 gene encoding A-kinase anchor protein 2 isoform X5, with product MAEAELHKERLQAIAEKRKRQTEIEGKRQQLEDQILQLQHFKSKALREKWLLQGIPAGSAEEEEARRRQSEEDELKVKKLEENIHRLEQEIQKLESEESQISAKEQIILEKLKETEKSFDNLQKTFAHQDGDAVNYIYSQIPELPTLYSRTAETVPGRDGASRVAGARGMDMPPSDPQGLCSCESPEVEERAGKSSRNPEDDIRLKKNRDQNCANFLEPATVLAAKEEKMEIEVPVSEHKSITTVASPNPVDNPTHFFSPAASHNGLKDRHESLDSEVAKEIRYLDEVLEANCCDSATDNTFNGTSSPEPSAVTIMDGSGASVNVPSDSVPNEGEGNVADKQAPLVVEPHEASVTDENLNSNGHSLKEDIRESLKMPGSPTSSNSSRRSSKDGEATFTTLKKEAKFELRAFHEDKKPSKLFEDEDEKEKYRVRKVRPSEEMMELEKERRELIKSQAVKKNPNIAAKWWNPPQEKTLEEQLDEEHLESHKKYKERKERQQQQGATPTSPKQVSCSFVPPEPVNIKKEDIVTEQIDFSAARKQFQLMEHSGPSQGQVPPRRSGTPKMFSIKPFYKSLNPSPVDRPLSTVTRPVSVYGQMGQLEGSDVTVVKAQKVSCTSEDDTNTQSNTADPMRDSPCSDSSRAGQASKLWAEDGEFMSARAVFTVVKDDGQGVLDQLPKSASASSPPEELDSGLDDLSVRSQDTTVLETLSNDFSMDNISDSGASNETMSALQESSLADFSLPQTPQADTPAECRDEGISKSFSDPGCDSLSSTLADSMVIDDQLEYHAGLLVQNAIQQAIAEQADKTNCKEGKIPAEQEISVKEQAAATRLAPASKEQQNLMFEPPQVSSPVQEKRDTIPKTSKEEDSGLREGKSLQQSPAYSATQPFLVEENRHEVSYFSKYSEAAELRSTASILATQEPEVTVGPFKLRSRKQRTLSMIEEEIRAAQQREEELKRQRQGLQVAPSPVMKSAPALPTRTVSYKTAPGKIEKIKPPPSPTAEGPISHPDLPSEEPAGAQRPKNLMETLLEDYETHKTKRRERMDDSSVLEATRVNRRKSALALRWEAGIYANREEDE
- the PALM2AKAP2 gene encoding A-kinase anchor protein 2 isoform X4, whose amino-acid sequence is MAEAELHKERLQAIAEKRKRQTEIEGKRQQLEDQILQLQHFKSKALREKWLLQGIPAGSAEEEEARRRQSEEDELKVKKLEENIHRLEQEIQKLESEESQISAKEQIILEKLKETEKSFDNLQKTFAHQDGDAVNYIYSQIPELPTLYSRTAETVPGRDGASRVAGARGMDMPPSDPQGLCSCESPEVEERAGKSSRNPEDDIRLKKNRDQNCANFLEPATVLAAKEEKMEIEVPVSEHKSITTVASPNPVDNPTHFFSPAASHNGLKDRHESLDSEVAKEIRYLDEVLEANCCDSATDNTFNGTSSPEPSAVTIMDGSGASVNVPSDSVPNEGEGNVADKQAPLVVEPHEASVTDENLNSNGHSLKEDIRESLKMPGSPTSSNSSRRSSKDGEATFTTLKKEAKFELRAFHEDKKPSKLFEDEDEKEKYRVRKVRPSEEMMELEKERRELIKSQAVKKNPNIAAKWWNPPQEKTLEEQLDEEHLESHKKYKERKERQQQQGATPTSPKQVSCSFVPPEPVNIKKEDIVTEQIDFSAARKQFQLMEHSGPSQGQVPPRRSGTPKMFSIKPFYKSLNPSPVDRPLSTVTRPVSVYGQMGQLEGSDVTVVKAQKVSCTSEDDTNTQSNTADPMRDSPCSDSSRAGQASKLWAEDGEFMSARAVFTVVKDDGQGVLDQLPKSASASSPPEELDSGLDDLSVRSQDTTVLETLSNDFSMDNISDSGASNETMSALQESSLADFSLPQTPQADTPAECRDEGISKSFSDPGCDSLSSTLADSMVIDDQLEYHAGLLVQNAIQQAIAEQADKTNCKEGKIPAEQEISVKEQAAATRLAPASKEQQNLMFEPPQVSSPVQEKRDTIPKTSKEEDSGLREGKSLQQSPAYSATQPFLVEENRHEVSYFSKYSEAAELRSTASILATQEPEVTVGPFKLRSRKQRTLSMIEEEIRAAQQREEELKRQRQGLQVAPSPVMKSAPALPTRTVSYKTAPGKIEKIKPPPSPTAEGPISHPDLPSEEPAGAQRPKNLMETLLEDYETHKTKRRERMDDSSYTCKLLSSKVTSEVLEATRVNRRKSALALRWEAGIYANREEDE